DNA from Spirochaeta lutea:
GTCGTGCTCTGCTGATTCATCAATATCTTCCTGCTCCCGCAATTCAACCAAGGGTCGGCAATCCGGGCGGTCCAAAATCCTGTCATCCTCGTCAATACAGCCCGCTGTCTGCTGGATTTGGTGCTTCAACGCGATCGCCTCGTCTGCAATAACCTGGGTTGCAGCCGTGATCTGCGGATTGGTGAATTTCCGGTTTAAAATCCGGGCGGTGGCAATAATGCTTTCCACCGGCCGGCGAAGCTGGTTATGTAATTCGAAGACCATGGATTGAGAAAGGCCTTGTAGCGATAGGAGTTCCTGGTCGGCTTGGCTTCTCAGCCTTTCAACCTCGGATTGTGCCTGTTTTACCGATCTCTGAAAGCGGAGCCATATACTATTTAACAGCACCGAACTGCCCAAAAACATGTGAGCCAGTAGTCCGAAGATTTGGCGGTATTTCAAAAAGGCAGGTTCTCGAAGGCCGCCTAAGCCGCTGAGAATATCCAGCACCATCATAACAACCCAAGGAACGAAGGTTAGAATGATCCAGATTCGTTCTACATCTCTCTTTCGAATCACTAAGGCAATCGGAAATCCCAGAGAAAGCAGCATTAGTATCGACAGCAGGTTTAAAATATCCGCGATTTGGTAGGGAATCATAAAGCCGCTTATGACAACCAGAACCAATCCGATTCCCAGCATGCTTCTGAGAAAATACCGTATGCTTTTTGGCAGTTCCCGGGAAAATAACCCCTCAGCCAGTACGTAGGCTCCCGCCATATTTAAGAAAATCGTAAGGGGAAACAGCCATTCGGGATACACCAGGGTATCAAAATACAGCAGCAAAGCCCGGCTCTGGCGTAGAAAAAAGAGGAACACTGAGGTATCAAAGGCTGCAATCACAAAGAAAACCCTCTCCCTCAGGAGTATGCCCCCTAGAATACTGACAATCACTAAGGTGAGAAACGAACCGGTTATCCCTCCGATCAACGAACGTTCCGTCACCGTGCGGTTTGTGAATTCCGTAACCCCAAGTAACTCCGGGGTAATCAAAATTCCCCGAGGGCCGTGGAATTCCACCACCACGGTTCGAGTGGACTTTCCCGGGACCGATAGCGGAAATGCGGCATTCAGGCTTCTGACGGGAGTCTGATACGTCGGCACAATATCGCCATGACGGAACATGGTGACCGCGCCGCTTGGTTTTGGGGCTAACAGTTCTGTGTAATAATTAGAATTTCTATTAGCAAACATCACGGAGCGTTCACGATCCTGATTATTCTGTATCTCAATCCACAGATATGCATATAAGCTGGATGTGGAAAAGGAGTCTGCCGACAGTTCCTGGTACGCCCCGTCTCGGTCCGCCAGCTGGGTGGCAGATTTTCTGACGTTGCTTTGATTCACCCAGAGTTGGTAATCAATTCCTGCCGCACCCTCCGACTGAAAATCAAACTGAGATACTAAGAGGATAATAACAATCAGTATCGCCGTCAGAGCGGCCAAGACAAAGGTAAATCGTGCTTCAAATTTCGTCCAATTATTCATCCGAGGGTTCCTTCCCGTTTATTACATAAGAGGTTCTTTCGAAACACAGGTTTGAATGAACCATGGTTTGAACTAACTGCATTACATCATTAATAGTAAATAATGTAACATTCCATATTACCACACATGCCAACTGTAAGCGACTTTTCCAATAGGCTCTTAAAACAATCATAATCCAACAACAAACTACCCAAGCGTATAACCACTCATACTGGCTCACCCCGAGGCATGTAATATTGCTGCTTGATCTCCCTCCCCGGTATGTTTGGTGAGGGTATGTTCAAGGCTTGCAAGCAGTTCACTGCGGTCCTGGCCGTCGCATTCGATATACGCCGCGTCAATCCGAAGGGATGCGAGCTGAGCAGTACGGGAAAACTCCATGGCCAGTTTCTCGGTAGTTTTATACGC
Protein-coding regions in this window:
- a CDS encoding ATP-binding protein codes for the protein MNNWTKFEARFTFVLAALTAILIVIILLVSQFDFQSEGAAGIDYQLWVNQSNVRKSATQLADRDGAYQELSADSFSTSSLYAYLWIEIQNNQDRERSVMFANRNSNYYTELLAPKPSGAVTMFRHGDIVPTYQTPVRSLNAAFPLSVPGKSTRTVVVEFHGPRGILITPELLGVTEFTNRTVTERSLIGGITGSFLTLVIVSILGGILLRERVFFVIAAFDTSVFLFFLRQSRALLLYFDTLVYPEWLFPLTIFLNMAGAYVLAEGLFSRELPKSIRYFLRSMLGIGLVLVVISGFMIPYQIADILNLLSILMLLSLGFPIALVIRKRDVERIWIILTFVPWVVMMVLDILSGLGGLREPAFLKYRQIFGLLAHMFLGSSVLLNSIWLRFQRSVKQAQSEVERLRSQADQELLSLQGLSQSMVFELHNQLRRPVESIIATARILNRKFTNPQITAATQVIADEAIALKHQIQQTAGCIDEDDRILDRPDCRPLVELREQEDIDESAEHDHGTIWIFETDDRKATHLGLLLQAEGYRVNTAHTDISVLQAAVHQKVDTLILDPTSTGEGAYHLCRLIRDNHNLFELPILMITNYYADHLMQKGYAVGVNDFLTRPFEASELAVRVQTLVRLKQIAGHNLSLSQSEREKNAFLFFLTHNVNTPLTILLNRIRDLGSLKQSDDSGIGEIYDDLAVSSREINDIVQNVLISFRLSDGRQTVRLEDVDLQALLHSVIQDLSRKAENKDQHLSLDIPQDCPQAYGDYTAVKGILYNLIDNGIKFTPPGGTITVTVSSENPILVEVADTGPGVPEEETNKLFGRFEKLTTRPTGGESSTGLGLFVGRELARMVQGDLYYRVNTPHGSRFILQLTTYEEEIHG